The genomic segment TCTGATGATACATTAGGCTATTGAAAAGATTGGAGCCACAAGACTGTTGCGTCTGCCAATAACTCAATAGTCCTTTACATCAGAGTGCAAACAGACATATTTGTACTTTTTTTCTGCTTCAATCCACGTTTGAACCCTACAAAATGAACATACACAGATGGAGGATCGCAACTAATATTCAATATTAATTATCAGTATTAAAACTTTGAGATTCAAACTTAGCTTTTTGTCCTAATGTTCTGGGTGCATTAAGATCCTTGACTTTCCTGCGTTTCCTTCTGCTCCACCGTTGCAGACTCTTTCTGTCCAGTGACAGCCTCACTCTGCTGTTTCAAGTATTGCTCCAGTAAGTTAGTGAGAAGCATAGGTCCATTGTTCAGCAGTTGGCATGTCTGAGAGGTGATCTGAGTCAGGCCACTTACTACCTCCCCACGGATCACCTGCATTCCTGGCAGCCTGGAATATTTCACCACTCCCTGTCTACTGAAGAGGGCATCTTCAATACAAGCACCTGCGGAGGAAGCACACAGTGCAATCACCAGACATGAACATAATGGCCTCCAGATCCTGACATTGAAATTATTTTATGATAGCGATGGATTTCCGCAGGTTTACAACAGGGACAGAAAACATGAGGACAAACAAGGAAGCATGTATTTATCATAATAATGagatggagcagcagtagagttctgccttacagcgccagaaacctgggttcaatgctgactacgggcgctgtctgtacaaaatttgtatgttgtccccatgaccatgtgggttttccctgggtgctccggtttcctgccacacaccaaggacatgctaggtttgtaggttaattggctacgataaagattgtaaatattCCCTTgtctgtaggatagcgctagtgtacggggatcgctggtcagcgcagactcgacggcagaaggacccgtttccacgctgtatctcgaaattaaACGAATCAAATAAATCAAACATCACAATGCGCTAAAAAGGAGTGTATTCCGCTACAAAATTTGATACAAGGTCTCAGTGGAAGATAGCAAAGTGCGATCAAAAACTTCATAAACAGTTGAGTTTTATGGTCTTATTAAAGGAAGGAAATAATGAGGTGCAAGAAGGGGAATGCCGAGAATACAGTTGCAGCAGTCAAAGTTGTCAATCATTCCTAATTAGGAGTGGCAAAGTGACTGGATTTTGGAAGATTACAGAGATCTCATCAGATTGGAAAGAGTTACGGAAATGGGAAGGAGTGAAGCCAAGAATGTATTtgaagatgaggagaatttcTAGAACAAGATGTTCCAGGATCACAAGCATGGACGTGATCCAAATTACAATGTCACCACATTTTGCTCAATAATGCTTCACTTATCTCTGTTTTGTCACAAAAAATTGCACACAGTATCCCAACATTTCTTGATGTGCCACGTCTCAACTATATTTGAATAAATTACTACCGACTGCTTTGTTCTCTGAGGAGTGCATTTCAAAGACAAGACTTCACCAGTCAATTAAATATCGATTCCAGAGACTAGATGTATAAGAGAAGATGATCAGGAAGCCAAACACAAAATCAATGTAAACCTTCAAATGCACTTTATATCTTGACACCACTAATTTGCGAAGCACATGACAGGCAAGGGCAGTCAGTGATAAaacacaacaacaacaaaagtagACGAAATCTTCAACAATTGCTTATGTTTTCCATGGAAGTCACTGGTCCTTAAGATAGTTTGGAttagatacatagatatatagacaataggtgcaggagtaggccattcaatggatgatcatccacaatcagtaccccgttcctgccctccccatatcccttgattccgctagccctaagagctccatctaactatcttttgaatgcatccagtgaatcggcctccactgccttctatggcagagaattcaacaaattcacaactctctgtgtgaaaaagattttcctcatctcagatcaaaatggcctaccccttattcttaaactgtggcccctgcttctggactgccTCAACACCGGGAACATAGGTAGCATCTAgagtatccaatcccttaataatgttatatgtttctaccagatcccctctcatccttctaaattccagtgaatacaagcccagtcgctcctttctttcatcatatgagagTCCTGCCCACCCtgaaattaacctcgtgaacctgcgctgcactccctcaacagcaagaatgtcctgcctCAAATTAGGTTCTACAATTATACGCATTTTAACAAGCATGTAATTTACAAAGGCGGAGCTTGAATACATCATTTTCTGTTATGAAGAGCAGAGCCTTGTAATAGAgaactgggtggcacggtggtagaattgttgccttacagcgccaaagacctgggttcaatcccagctATGGGAAGCTATCTGTACGGACTTTTGTtccttttccccgtgaccgcatgtgttttcgccgagaacttcggtttcctcccacactccaaagacgtacaggtttgtaggttaataggcttggtataagtgtacattgtccctaatgtgtgtaggattgtgttattgtgcggggattgctggacctgtatctctaaactaaactaaacatgcaataTAATGAAACATGTGAAATTAACTTTATGGATCATTCACAATTTATAGATAACAAATAATAAAAGCAAGAGGTTCAGGATTGTGTCCATCTCTGCCACTGCTTTAACACAGTTCTTACCCAGTAAGCTGATCTGAGTTGAACTGCGCACAATCTGAAGCATCTCTTTTGTTTTGGGCTCCTTACTGACAAAAATGATATTGCGACCAATAAACAAAGGCAGCAGGTTCTTGTATTTGGTGTCTGTTAGATATGATCGCATAACCTGTGACAGAAATAGTTGGAGGTAAAATAAGATGTAAACTGGATCTATACTGTAATAGGTTTGTAATATTTAAGCACCATACATTTTGCTTTTACTTTAATAGTTTGTAGCACTGTAACGTAAcaagtagaactgctgcctcatagttcCAGTGACCAGGTTAAATCCTGATCaacatgctgtctgtgtggagtttgcacattctctcagtGATCACCtatcaccattgactccatctagacTTCACGCTACCGCAGCAAGGCCAGcagaataatcaaggacgagtcacacccccggtcattccctcttctcccctttcccatcaggcaagaggtacagaagtttgaaaatgcatacctccagattcagggacagtttcttcccagacgttatcaggcaactgaaccgtcctctcgtcgactagagagtagtcctgacctcccacctagCTCATTGAtgaccttgatcagactttactggactttatcttgcactaaatgttatactcatcatcttgtatctgtacactgtggacagcttgattgtaatcatgtatagccttttcgctgactggacagcactcaacaaaaaaatattttcactctacctcgatacacatgacgataataaaCAAAAGTAAAACTAAACTTATTCTCCCAATGGATACAGTGCCAGAAGCAAGGTCCCATGAACTCTTTAATACATTTCTTCAGAAACTGACGCTACAACCATAGATGGGATTAGCACCATGTTCACCCTTCTGCAGGAGTGATTTTCAGCCCAGACCACAAAATAGGTTTGCAAATGGAAAACTTCCACATTGGCAAAATAGAGGAGAGTTATGTATCCCCCAAGAGCTAATACTTTCTGGAAGAGTGAGGAAATATATTAAGGAGGAATCATTGGGAATTTTCAATTAGGGTCCTGGGAAACAAGTATTACTATTTAGGCGCAGCTAAACGAATGTTTagagtttagatacagcatggaaacatgccctttggcccaccgagtgcacactgtccattgatcacccattcacactagttctatgtcattccacattctcgtccactccctacatactggaGACCAATGTATccgcaaacccgcacatctttgggatttgaaagtaaaccagagcatctggagaaagcctacgaggtcacaaggagaacatgcaaactccacacagacagcagttgaggtcaggatcgtacccgggtctctggcgctgtaaggcagaagctctactgGTTACGCCAGTGTACCGCACGAATATCTTCAGTAACAGAATGAAATACATAACACCGACCCGATTTGGGAAAAATTTCATGCGGATGTCGTGTTTCATTAATCGATGTCGAAGAAGCCGCAGGTCCTCCGAATTGATGTTGTTGTTCTGGAAAACTGCTATCATTTTATTCTCTTGGAATGTGAACTCCACATCTCGCCGTATCAGTTTCTCCAAGATAGATGGCTGGAAGAGAAATTTATACAAACATTATTATACACTGTCTCATCGACTAAAGAAACAGCAAAAACGCTACAATACGCACAGCAGGGACAGATCCTATTGCAAGTAATCAGCAGCTGATCATAAAGGCTGATTACAAGTCGGCTTTCAACATCATTGTTCTCTGTAACTGATAGCATTTTTTGTCAGCAGTCCATTCAGGGTAAaatgcagagataaggaagctGTTGTCAGTGTTAACCTGCTCCTCCATAACatctggtgcagcagcatttgtggagcgaaggaaataggcaatgtttcggcccgaaacgttgcctatttccttcgctccatagatgctgctgcacccgctgagtttctccagcatttttgtgtacctttgattttccagcatctacagttccttcttaaaccctccaTAACATCTGCAGCATTTTCTCAATGGAATCAGTACAATTTCAGCAATTTGAAAGTATAAACACTGGTTTGAAATAATATTATTATTCTCCCTGTAACATTCACTAAAAATGAGTGAGATGAGGCGAATGTAATTGACTAGTGATAATTATTCATCAACTGGCATTGAAATGCTAGTTGTATTTGTATACCATCCGATTTtattttagatacagcgtggaaacatgcctttcgacccaccgagtccatgctgacaagcGAACActatccttcctacacactaagcaCATAgagaataagtgcaggagtaggccgttcagccctttgagccagcaccgccattcaatatgatcatggctgatcatctagaatcagtatccagttcctgctttcttcccatatcccttgattccattagccctacgagctatatccaactctctcttgaatacatccagtgaattggccttcactggcagagaattccacagattcacaactctctgggtgagaaagtttttcctcaatggcctaccccttattcttaaactgtgacccctggttctggactacccccaacatcgggaacatttttctcgcataattacaattttaccaattcatattaacctacaaacctgtacggctctgGATTGTGAGTGGaacccgaagcacccggagaaaacccacccagcacccatagtcaggatggaacccgggtctctggcgttgtaaggcagcaactctacagctgcaccaccatgcagcccTAATTCTCTCAAACTTATTTCAAAATTCCACagaatgtaaaaaaaatattACAACTTTTCATGAATGCCTCAACTTTCATTTGATCTTTgtaaattatttaaaacattatAAAAATAAGGAAATGTTTACTTCCTGTTTGCTGTCTGTCAAATTCTGATCAGCCCCAGCATATCTGCTTCTGTTGAAATACAAAGTACTCACACCCTTACTTTATGTATGCAACAGTTTAGGAAATTgagtcttatcgagtccacatcacaagattagaaattgttcagccagagctgaacatacTTCTCAGTATCTGCACACAATTGTGTCTAACGCTTCTTGTGCATAGCggttgaaagattggtggaaacagggccgtgacttgACCCCAAGAAATTGAATAGACATcggaacagaattaagccattccacCCATCGAGTGCTCCACGATTCGAAACCtgattttcctctcaaccccattctcctgctttctccctataaccaacctccactttaaaaatacccaatgacttggcctccaccatcgTCTGTGGCAATAGATTCcacaagttaaccaccatctggctaaagaaattcctcctcaacataTCTACAAACTTtaaaatctgtaggaaggaactgtagatgctagtttacaatggAGAtaaatacagaatgctggagtaactcagcggggcgggaCGGCTGCATCTCTGGGGACAATGGGTGGgtggtttcgggttgagacccttttacagatgtaggagggtctcaacctgaattgtcacccatcccttctctccagagaagctgcctgtcccgctgttcatcagggactggattgtttttacagttattatgtgtgaaatgttttaagtttcatgtgcgatgctccggtattccctgggaaacgtcttctcattttgcactgtacaactgttgctttgcaagatgacaataaaggttgattgattgattgagttactccagcaatttgtgtctatcaactgAAAAACCTGCCCTTTATCAAGAATAGATATACGCAGCCACGGTTGAGAACTACATGaaataaatgatttttttaaCGAATTTCAAGATTATATTTAAGGTTGTCTCCAAAAGTTTGCACATCGCAGAGGAAAGAAATGTTAAATAAAGCAAAAATGCATGACCCGTTAAATATATTCACCTCATGAACATCTTGCTCCCAAGGTTTGATGCACCTCTCTGGGACGGCAGGGTTTGGAGGCATATATTCCGTGACAGCCAACAACTTCTGCCGCAGGATGTGTATGGGCTTGCGATGGCGGGTCACTGCTTTAGATCCATGACGCACGACAACTTGGAATGGAAGCCACCCTTTACAACAAAGAGCACCCTTCAACTTAGCAAACTGCTTGGGAAGCTAAATATTTGCACATCAAGTTTCTTAAACTATCAAGCAGTGAGCATAAGCTCTGTGGGACGCTAAACATAGCTATTTCCAGAAGGTAATGGGATGGAAGGACCAAGAAAAGGGAGAAACTAGGTGGAGAGGGCAGAGACTGCAGACTATGTCTTGGATATTCTCATACAAATCATCAACACAGGTACATGTCAAACAGCGTTGTGCCCAGCACCAACTTCTGAGGCACATCACAAATCATGGGACATGGAAAAGCAGCAGTGTAGatcgggcatcttggttggcgtgggcaaattgggccgaagggcctgttcatctgtttttgcttcaatttcaacatctgcagctgATTGTGCTGCTTTTCTTTTTAAATTGCTCTTCTACACTTCGGTGGGTTGACGGTACACACAGGGCCCAGATGTGGGAGGCATCTGTGTCGAGGCACAGGGGGCGGAAGGGGCACAGGGGGTAGGAGTCGTCTATGACGGGTCACAGGGAGTGTGGGGGACGAGGTGGTGGACACTGGGGGTGGGGATGTTGGTGCACAGAGGTtataggagggagggggagagagagaggaagagacagagagggagggggagagggagagtgggggggagaggagagagggggggggagaggagagaggagagagggggggggagggggagagggagggcgggagaggatgacgagggagggggagagaagagaggggggagaggggagagggggggagagagagaagaggggggagaggggcagagggggggagaggagagagggggggggggagaggagagagggagggggagaggggagagggaggagaggagagagagggggggagaggacgagaggggggggagagaggagagagggaggggagaggatgagagggtggagaggagagagggggggagaggagagaggggggagagagaggaggagagggagggggagaggggagaggggggagaggagagagaggggggaagaggagagaggggggggagaggagagaggggggggagaggagggagggggggagaggagagaggggggagaggagaggagagagggggggcgagcgaggtatgagaggggggggagagggagagagggaggggagagaggagagaggggggggagaagagagagggaggggagaggagagaggaggggagaggagagtgggaggggagaggagagagggagggggagaggagagagggggagaggagagaggggggggagagaggagagagggagggggagaggagagagggggggagaggagagagggggggggaggagagtgggaggggagagtagagaggggggggagaggagagagggtgggggggggagagggagaggagagaggagagagggagggggggggagagggagagaggggggggagagacttAGA from the Amblyraja radiata isolate CabotCenter1 chromosome 16, sAmbRad1.1.pri, whole genome shotgun sequence genome contains:
- the mrpl10 gene encoding 39S ribosomal protein L10, mitochondrial, which translates into the protein MAAVSGRLAAAAVAARRGWLPFQVVVRHGSKAVTRHRKPIHILRQKLLAVTEYMPPNPAVPERCIKPWEQDVHEPSILEKLIRRDVEFTFQENKMIAVFQNNNINSEDLRLLRHRLMKHDIRMKFFPNRVMRSYLTDTKYKNLLPLFIGRNIIFVSKEPKTKEMLQIVRSSTQISLLGACIEDALFSRQGVVKYSRLPGMQVIRGEVVSGLTQITSQTCQLLNNGPMLLTNLLEQYLKQQSEAVTGQKESATVEQKETQESQGS